The sequence below is a genomic window from Candidatus Reconcilbacillus cellulovorans.
AGCCCCGCGTACATGGGCGAAGGCCACGGAAGCTGCTGGGAACTTGGAGCGGCAGCGAAGAATCCTCCGGCGTAGAGGGAGCGGCACGACATGAAAGAAGATACCGTGAACTGGGGAGACCCTCCCCTGCACGGAACAATTCCGTAAAGAGGCACTCTATAAGCCCAAAAGGTGAAGTGAGCGGCCTGCAGGAAGGGAGTCCGAGGGGGTTATAGTACCGAGGAACGCAGGACAACACAACCTGCGGGAGGGAAGGACCCCTGCTTTGTTCATGCTTTTCGAGGAGGTACGAGTGAGTGAATGCCAGACGGCTAACGACACCGAAGGAAAAAGTTCAACAACTCCAAGAAAAGCTAGGTCATGCTGCCAAGACGAGCAAGACGCGACGATTCCACGCACTGTATGACAAGATCTATCGAACGGATATGTTATGGGAGGCATGGCGAGCAGTCAAGGCGAACCGTGGAGCGGCAGGAGTCGACGGAGAAACCATCGCGGATATCGAAAATCAGGGCGAAATCGCCTTTGTGAAAGAATGCCAACGCCTTCTCCGGGAGGGTCGATATCGTCCGCAACCGGTACGCCGCCAGTACATCCCCAAGGCGGACGGGAGGAAACGGCCGCTTGGCATACCGACGATACGGGACCGTGTCATTCAGATGGCAACCAAACTCGTGCTGGAACCAATCTTTGAAGCGGATTTCCAGGACTGTTCCTTCGGCTTTCGCCCCAAGCGTGGAGCGAAGCAGGCGCTGGAACGCATACGCAAAGCCTGCAACCGGAAAGGGAACTGGGTAGTCGACGTCGACATCCAAGGATACTTCGACAACATCAACCAAGAGAAACTGATGAAGCTGGTAGAAATGCGCATCAGCGACCGAAGGGTCCTAAAGCTGATCCGGCAATGGCTCGGGGCAGGCGTGATGGAGGAAGGGAACGTCAAACGTTCGGACCTCGGCACACCGCAGGGAGGAGTGATCTCGCCGATATTGGCGAACATTTACCTAAACTACTTCGACCGATTGTGGGAAAAGCACGGGAAGGAAGTCGGGGTACTCACCCGGTACGCGGATGATTTTGTCATCGTGTGCAAGACGAAGAAAGACGCCCGGCACGCCTACCAGTTGGTTAGGGCAATTATGGAACGTCTGGAACTGACCTTGCACCCGACGAAAACGCGGATCGTGGGGATGTGGACAGGAGAGGAAGGGTTTGACTTTCTTGGACTGCATCACCGGAAGGCGAAAGCGGCGACGTCGCGGAACCAGGCGTATTACACCACGCAGCAATGGCTGAGCGCGAAAGCGGAGAAGCACATTCGGGAAGTGGTGAGAGAACGGCTTGGAACGGCGACCATGCGGCACAAGTCGATTCAAGAACACGTGGACTGGTTAAATCCGAAGATTCAAGGATGGAAGAATTACTACATGACGGCATACAGCCACCGCAAGATGGCGAAGCTGGACTGGTATATTCTTATGCGGTTGACGCGCTGGTACGCGAAAAAGCACCAGCGGCGGAACTGGCGTAGTTGCTGG
It includes:
- a CDS encoding group II intron reverse transcriptase/maturase; this encodes MNARRLTTPKEKVQQLQEKLGHAAKTSKTRRFHALYDKIYRTDMLWEAWRAVKANRGAAGVDGETIADIENQGEIAFVKECQRLLREGRYRPQPVRRQYIPKADGRKRPLGIPTIRDRVIQMATKLVLEPIFEADFQDCSFGFRPKRGAKQALERIRKACNRKGNWVVDVDIQGYFDNINQEKLMKLVEMRISDRRVLKLIRQWLGAGVMEEGNVKRSDLGTPQGGVISPILANIYLNYFDRLWEKHGKEVGVLTRYADDFVIVCKTKKDARHAYQLVRAIMERLELTLHPTKTRIVGMWTGEEGFDFLGLHHRKAKAATSRNQAYYTTQQWLSAKAEKHIREVVRERLGTATMRHKSIQEHVDWLNPKIQGWKNYYMTAYSHRKMAKLDWYILMRLTRWYAKKHQRRNWRSCWHKVKHIANVCGLKKLC